From the Ruminiclostridium josui JCM 17888 genome, one window contains:
- a CDS encoding AbrB/MazE/SpoVT family DNA-binding domain-containing protein: protein MKMIEIQSAVDRHGQLTIPASLLRDMGLAAGDTVKLAYISNAPDSIRNTFKEFVITPDGITALAEDEENELTLPHDLLEAAGIPVDSDLEIVCAKGAVVIMEADLLDSLPDELRQLFDDLGINPETVRAVMRNGGVYDE, encoded by the coding sequence ATGAAAATGATTGAAATCCAAAGTGCCGTGGACAGGCACGGGCAGCTTACCATTCCCGCGTCTCTCCTGCGCGACATGGGGCTTGCGGCCGGAGACACGGTGAAGCTTGCCTACATTAGCAACGCCCCCGATTCTATCCGCAATACCTTCAAGGAATTTGTCATCACCCCTGATGGCATTACCGCCCTCGCAGAAGATGAGGAAAACGAACTTACCCTGCCCCATGACCTGCTGGAGGCGGCTGGGATTCCTGTGGACAGCGATCTTGAAATTGTCTGTGCAAAGGGTGCTGTTGTCATCATGGAGGCAGATCTGCTGGACAGCCTTCCCGATGAACTGCGCCAGCTGTTTGATGACCTGGGCATCAATCCCGAAACCGTTCGGGCAGTCATGAGAAACGGAGGTGTTTATGATGAGTAA
- a CDS encoding DNA adenine methylase: MNSIISWVGGKKALRSLIYQRMPKEYGRYIEVFGGGGWVLFGMPPDTGMEVYNDFNSDLANLFRCVKERPLALLKELNFLPLNGRDEFNVLKKYLEKEEFTSEYLREELELAENCLSPPQFEEIKAILIENATMSDVKRAAAFFKLIRYSYGSGCTSYSCQPFDIRKTFHLIWSGSRRLKDTVIENKDFEALILQYDRDNAFFYCDPPYYQTEGHYEVEFKKEDHVRLRDTLKQCKGKWLVSYNDCEYIRELYKGYYIEAVTRINNLAQRYEGGCEYPEVLISNYDTAERLRDAPMQIGLFDLANGFYNTE, encoded by the coding sequence TTGAACAGCATTATCAGCTGGGTCGGTGGCAAAAAGGCCCTGCGCTCCCTTATCTACCAGCGGATGCCTAAGGAGTATGGGCGGTACATCGAAGTCTTCGGCGGAGGCGGTTGGGTGTTGTTCGGAATGCCACCCGATACCGGCATGGAGGTCTACAACGACTTTAACTCCGACCTTGCCAACCTGTTCCGTTGCGTCAAGGAGCGTCCTCTTGCCCTGCTCAAGGAGCTGAACTTCCTGCCCCTAAACGGCAGGGACGAATTCAATGTCCTGAAAAAATATCTTGAAAAGGAGGAATTCACCAGCGAATACCTGCGGGAGGAGCTGGAACTGGCGGAGAACTGCCTGTCCCCGCCGCAGTTTGAGGAAATCAAAGCAATTCTCATTGAAAACGCGACCATGTCAGATGTAAAACGCGCCGCCGCCTTCTTCAAGCTGATCCGCTACAGTTACGGCAGCGGCTGCACCTCATATAGCTGCCAGCCCTTTGATATCCGGAAAACCTTCCACCTGATATGGTCGGGAAGCCGCAGGCTTAAGGATACGGTCATCGAGAATAAAGACTTTGAGGCGTTGATCCTTCAATACGACAGGGACAACGCCTTTTTTTATTGCGACCCGCCGTACTACCAGACCGAGGGGCATTACGAGGTGGAATTTAAAAAGGAGGATCATGTGCGACTGCGGGATACGCTGAAGCAATGTAAAGGCAAATGGCTGGTGTCATATAACGACTGCGAATATATCCGAGAGCTATATAAGGGCTACTACATTGAAGCCGTCACCCGCATTAATAACCTCGCACAGCGATATGAGGGAGGCTGCGAATACCCGGAGGTGCTCATTTCCAACTACGACACCGCGGAGCGGCTGCGGGATGCCCCAATGCAAATAGGGCTGTTTGATCTGGCAAACGGCTTTTACAACACGGAATAG
- a CDS encoding DUF2971 domain-containing protein, which translates to MIDVNTYVALAQNDSIDNAEQYRLSNSPKKLFKFMPFYDSGNLAVNKRNIETIEENKIWASKYSTLNDPFEFKSIYLDEDKIRKSGNSVETFEKYLDYINNSFLVVSFSAEGNIHPLNNMPMWAYYSNNHHGICIEYEVVNPIILYPIIYETTRNQIASIIGNFVYLATAAAKGEIPPDDADLKLYQFLMINNLCRKHKSWQHENEYRILVPNVDKILHGKRVLLNQIGVKIKAIYLGRDCSTRNKKNLYHTSQKLGIDIFQMDIKNKSNDFEMEYKPYMKN; encoded by the coding sequence ATGATTGATGTCAATACGTATGTTGCTTTAGCTCAAAATGATAGCATTGATAATGCAGAGCAGTATAGACTATCTAATTCACCTAAAAAACTTTTCAAATTTATGCCATTCTATGATAGTGGCAATCTCGCTGTTAATAAAAGAAACATTGAAACAATTGAAGAAAATAAAATATGGGCTTCTAAATACTCAACTTTAAATGACCCATTTGAGTTTAAATCAATTTATTTAGATGAAGATAAGATAAGGAAATCAGGAAATTCAGTAGAGACATTTGAAAAATATCTTGACTATATCAATAACAGTTTTTTAGTAGTTAGTTTTTCTGCTGAAGGAAATATACACCCACTAAATAATATGCCGATGTGGGCTTATTACAGCAATAATCATCATGGGATTTGTATTGAATATGAGGTAGTAAATCCTATAATTTTGTACCCTATTATTTATGAAACGACACGAAATCAAATTGCTTCTATTATAGGAAATTTTGTTTATTTAGCAACAGCAGCAGCGAAGGGTGAAATTCCGCCAGATGATGCCGATTTAAAATTATATCAATTTTTAATGATTAATAATCTTTGTAGAAAACATAAATCGTGGCAACATGAAAATGAGTATCGTATATTGGTTCCTAATGTAGATAAAATATTGCATGGCAAAAGAGTTTTGCTAAATCAAATTGGAGTTAAGATAAAAGCAATCTATTTAGGTAGAGATTGCAGCACACGGAATAAGAAAAATTTATATCACACCTCTCAGAAGTTAGGAATTGACATTTTTCAGATGGATATAAAAAATAAAAGTAATGATTTTGAAATGGAATACAAACCTTATATGAAAAATTGA
- a CDS encoding AAA family ATPase codes for MIEKEQVLNEIIEYYLKSHDFNGLPIYQMKYYDYKILCELIDDGVIEVLSEKEVLNPHIKGFDFNIPVERQKENVSRRTKHSVLYPTRKALKNISADYSSPYTVLMQKGEKQFKIIYFNIEILERYANNPKFLIMDSGYRGNIYPKDEYCEDKTIEDEYIKDYGMAYIEGEHLERAIGVFVCDLAKLSPQKQMLWKGFELSNQEYCKIASGFVDNLIHGKWVTKVWIFHALIDEMIVINEQCKAMGIPKLFNKTFGTHFSEMPEGYRNIFLPTLKNYYDFVLVLEKLVVHNLSYKTFQKSAPYITSINRYDETGKEKGSLTMFEEWLCKNIRTKENLTEIIIKPLRNIRSLRQKPAHELTSNKYDVCLYQKQVDLMNDTYAAIRAIRLFFANHPLAKDVKVPEYLISGKDIVNY; via the coding sequence ATGATAGAAAAAGAACAAGTGCTCAATGAAATAATTGAGTATTATTTAAAATCTCATGACTTTAACGGGTTGCCTATTTATCAAATGAAGTACTATGATTACAAAATATTATGCGAGTTGATTGATGACGGCGTAATTGAAGTACTTTCTGAAAAAGAAGTTTTAAATCCGCATATTAAGGGGTTCGATTTTAATATCCCTGTCGAGCGACAAAAAGAAAACGTCTCAAGAAGAACAAAGCATTCTGTACTATACCCAACCCGTAAAGCACTTAAAAATATATCTGCTGATTATAGTAGCCCTTATACTGTATTGATGCAAAAAGGCGAGAAACAATTTAAGATAATTTATTTCAACATAGAGATATTGGAAAGATATGCTAATAACCCAAAATTTTTAATCATGGATAGTGGATATCGAGGCAATATATATCCTAAAGATGAATACTGTGAGGATAAAACTATTGAGGATGAATATATAAAAGACTATGGGATGGCTTATATAGAAGGAGAGCATTTAGAACGAGCAATAGGTGTTTTTGTATGTGATCTAGCAAAGCTGTCCCCTCAGAAACAAATGCTTTGGAAAGGGTTTGAACTTTCCAACCAAGAATATTGCAAAATAGCTTCTGGCTTTGTTGATAATCTAATACATGGTAAGTGGGTAACAAAAGTATGGATTTTTCATGCGTTGATTGACGAAATGATTGTAATAAATGAGCAGTGCAAAGCAATGGGTATTCCAAAGTTGTTTAATAAAACATTCGGAACACACTTTTCAGAAATGCCGGAAGGATATAGGAACATTTTTTTACCAACTCTAAAAAACTACTATGACTTTGTGCTTGTACTAGAAAAGCTAGTTGTTCACAACTTATCATATAAAACATTCCAGAAATCGGCTCCATATATTACCAGCATTAATCGGTATGATGAAACTGGTAAAGAAAAAGGAAGCCTAACAATGTTTGAGGAGTGGTTATGTAAAAATATCCGTACTAAAGAAAACCTTACAGAGATAATTATAAAACCTTTACGAAATATCCGGAGCCTACGCCAAAAACCGGCACATGAATTAACCTCTAACAAATATGATGTTTGTCTATATCAAAAACAGGTTGATCTAATGAATGATACATATGCTGCTATTAGAGCTATCAGGCTATTTTTTGCTAATCATCCATTGGCAAAGGATGTAAAAGTTCCCGAATATCTAATTTCAGGGAAAGACATAGTCAACTATTGA
- a CDS encoding AAA family ATPase translates to MKNTVDNLSKSKVILMCGPAGAGKSTLAKKFESTGMTILSYDEESFKRGLNEHPLPQEVLEDIKTYLDEKLISLIMQNIDIVLDYSFWSREMRNEYISLLKKYDIEPKIYYIKTPKEVVMERIRKRNGNHQNDIILTEQTASTYYDHFQPPTDEEGEVIVVEGY, encoded by the coding sequence ATGAAAAATACAGTAGATAATTTGTCGAAAAGTAAAGTTATTTTAATGTGCGGCCCTGCGGGAGCAGGTAAATCAACACTAGCAAAAAAATTTGAAAGTACCGGGATGACAATACTATCTTATGATGAAGAATCATTCAAACGAGGTTTGAATGAACATCCTTTACCTCAGGAGGTTTTAGAAGATATTAAAACCTATCTTGATGAAAAACTAATTTCACTTATCATGCAAAACATTGATATTGTTCTCGATTATTCATTTTGGTCTAGAGAAATGAGAAATGAATATATTTCATTATTAAAGAAATACGACATAGAACCCAAAATCTATTATATAAAGACACCTAAGGAAGTTGTTATGGAACGTATTCGAAAAAGAAACGGAAATCATCAAAATGATATCATATTGACGGAGCAAACAGCTTCCACTTATTATGATCATTTTCAACCCCCAACTGATGAAGAAGGTGAAGTTATAGTAGTCGAGGGATATTAA
- a CDS encoding GrpB family protein, translating to MSCKRIRLVVKDSADESSYVPVLEAAGYVLQIREPDWFEHRLFKGPDTDINLHVFSLGTSEIDRMLRFRDWLRTNDTDRDKYAQVKRSLAKNKWRHVQHYANAKTSIVQEIMKRANSNNA from the coding sequence ATGAGTTGCAAAAGAATACGGTTGGTTGTTAAGGATTCTGCTGATGAGTCATCCTACGTTCCAGTGTTGGAAGCGGCCGGATATGTGCTACAGATTCGAGAACCTGACTGGTTTGAGCATCGTTTGTTTAAAGGACCGGATACCGATATTAATCTGCATGTGTTCAGTTTGGGCACATCAGAGATTGATAGAATGTTACGCTTCCGTGATTGGTTGCGGACTAATGATACTGATCGGGACAAATATGCACAAGTCAAACGAAGCTTGGCAAAGAATAAATGGAGGCATGTCCAGCACTATGCGAATGCTAAAACATCAATAGTACAGGAAATCATGAAAAGAGCGAATAGTAATAATGCTTAA
- a CDS encoding HD domain-containing protein — protein MFKEKIIIEMKEVFKEIPFGIEHTLKVLKNAEDIMKGENIGEEEKEFISIIAILHDIGAVEAQKKYGSIDGVYQEKEGPEVAKEILKKVGYNKNIDRICFIIGNHHTPSKIDGLDFQIQWEADLLENLTVMDKEKEQEKIKKCIDENFKTNTGKRIAYNRFILD, from the coding sequence ATGTTTAAAGAAAAAATTATTATAGAGATGAAAGAAGTATTCAAAGAAATTCCTTTTGGCATAGAGCATACTCTCAAAGTTTTGAAAAATGCAGAAGATATAATGAAAGGAGAAAATATCGGAGAGGAAGAAAAAGAATTCATCAGTATTATTGCTATACTACATGATATTGGTGCGGTTGAAGCACAAAAAAAATACGGTTCTATTGATGGTGTCTATCAAGAAAAGGAAGGACCAGAAGTAGCGAAAGAAATATTAAAAAAGGTAGGCTATAACAAAAATATTGATAGAATATGCTTTATAATAGGCAACCATCATACTCCATCTAAAATTGATGGACTTGATTTTCAAATACAATGGGAAGCTGATTTGCTTGAAAATTTAACGGTTATGGATAAAGAAAAAGAACAGGAAAAGATAAAAAAGTGTATAGATGAAAACTTTAAAACAAACACAGGAAAAAGGATAGCTTATAATCGCTTTATTTTAGATTAG
- a CDS encoding class I SAM-dependent methyltransferase: MKENKYDDNIFFQKYSQMSRSQQGLAGAGEWETLRKLLPDFKDKRVLDLGCGYGWHCIYAMEHGASSVVGVDISHKMLEVAKEKTHFPQVEYKCCAIEDVEFPEESFDVILSSLAFHYVADYEILVKKIYRILKSGGKLVFTVEHPVFTAYGTQDWHYNEKGEILHFPVDNYYYEGKRTAVFLGEKVTKYHRTLTTYLNTLLSNGFIINHIVEPQPPENMMDIPGMQDEMRRPMMLIVSANKKVDR, from the coding sequence ATGAAAGAAAACAAATATGATGATAATATATTTTTTCAAAAATACAGTCAAATGAGTCGCTCACAGCAGGGACTAGCCGGTGCAGGAGAATGGGAAACATTGAGAAAGCTGCTGCCGGATTTTAAAGATAAGCGTGTGCTTGATTTAGGATGCGGCTATGGATGGCACTGTATTTATGCGATGGAACACGGAGCGTCTTCTGTTGTAGGTGTTGATATTTCTCATAAAATGCTCGAGGTAGCCAAAGAAAAAACACATTTTCCACAGGTTGAATATAAATGCTGTGCTATAGAAGATGTGGAATTCCCAGAGGAGAGTTTTGATGTAATATTAAGTTCACTTGCGTTTCACTATGTAGCAGATTATGAGATTTTAGTAAAAAAGATATATAGAATACTGAAGTCTGGTGGTAAGCTAGTTTTTACGGTTGAACATCCTGTTTTTACTGCCTATGGAACACAAGACTGGCATTATAACGAAAAAGGAGAAATACTGCATTTTCCGGTGGATAATTATTATTATGAGGGCAAACGGACAGCTGTGTTTTTGGGAGAAAAGGTTACAAAATATCATAGAACACTGACCACATATCTAAATACACTGCTTTCAAATGGTTTTATAATAAATCATATTGTGGAGCCGCAGCCGCCGGAAAACATGATGGATATTCCGGGGATGCAGGATGAAATGCGCCGTCCCATGATGCTGATTGTATCGGCCAACAAAAAAGTGGATAGATAG
- the mef(A) gene encoding macrolide efflux MFS transporter Mef(A), which translates to MEKYNWKLKFFTIWAGQAVSLITSAILQMAIIFYLTEKTGSAMVLSMASLVGFLPYAVFGPAIGVLVDRYDRKKIMIGADLIIAAAGAALAIVDLYMELSVWMVMVVLFIRSLGTAFHTPALNAVTPLLVPEEQLTKCAGYSQSLQSISYILSPAVAALLYSVWELNAIITIDVLGAVIASLTVALVNIPKLKVEEKSLKQNFIGEMKEGFLVLKDNKGLFALLLIGTLYMFVYMPINALYPLITMEYFNGTPMHISITEIAYASGMMAGGLILGLFGNYKKRILLITASIFMMGISLTISGLLPPSGFLIFVVCCAIMGLSVPFYSGVQTALFQEKIKPEYLGRVFSLTGSIMSLAMPIGLILSGFFADRIGVNHWFLLSGILIICIAIVCPMITEIRKLDAK; encoded by the coding sequence ATGGAAAAATACAATTGGAAACTTAAGTTTTTTACAATATGGGCGGGACAGGCAGTATCTTTAATCACTAGTGCCATCTTGCAAATGGCGATAATTTTTTATCTTACAGAAAAAACAGGATCTGCGATGGTTTTGTCTATGGCCTCGCTGGTTGGTTTTCTACCCTATGCGGTCTTTGGACCAGCTATTGGTGTGCTAGTGGATCGCTATGATAGAAAAAAGATAATGATTGGTGCTGATTTAATTATCGCAGCAGCTGGAGCAGCACTAGCTATTGTTGACTTATATATGGAATTATCTGTTTGGATGGTTATGGTGGTATTATTTATCCGTAGCCTAGGAACAGCTTTTCATACCCCTGCGTTAAATGCAGTTACACCTCTTCTAGTACCAGAAGAACAGCTGACCAAATGTGCTGGCTATAGCCAGTCCTTGCAGTCTATCAGTTATATATTAAGTCCAGCAGTTGCGGCATTGTTATACTCTGTTTGGGAATTAAATGCCATTATAACCATCGATGTACTAGGCGCCGTAATTGCTAGTCTCACAGTAGCATTGGTGAATATTCCAAAGCTTAAAGTAGAAGAAAAAAGTTTGAAACAAAATTTCATCGGAGAGATGAAAGAAGGGTTTTTGGTCTTAAAGGATAATAAAGGATTGTTTGCTTTATTACTCATAGGAACACTATATATGTTTGTTTATATGCCTATCAATGCACTATATCCTTTAATCACCATGGAATATTTTAATGGTACACCGATGCATATTTCTATTACGGAGATTGCTTATGCATCTGGTATGATGGCAGGTGGTTTGATATTGGGGTTATTTGGGAACTACAAAAAGCGAATCCTATTAATTACAGCATCCATTTTTATGATGGGGATAAGTTTAACCATTTCAGGCTTACTTCCTCCAAGTGGATTTTTAATATTTGTAGTTTGCTGTGCGATAATGGGGCTTTCGGTACCCTTTTACAGTGGTGTACAAACGGCTCTTTTTCAGGAGAAAATTAAGCCTGAATATTTAGGACGGGTATTTTCTTTAACTGGAAGTATCATGTCTCTTGCTATGCCAATTGGGTTAATTCTTTCTGGATTCTTTGCTGATAGAATCGGTGTAAATCATTGGTTTTTACTATCAGGTATTTTAATTATTTGCATTGCAATAGTTTGCCCAATGATAACTGAGATTAGAAAATTAGATGCAAAATAA
- a CDS encoding alpha/beta fold hydrolase, giving the protein MKKKKKIILSGILVFILFMVGSYFYNNITYIENPLKKMYRAGFVEKQIELKDGTILNYGEGPNNGKTPLLLIHGQGMSWEDYAKVLPELSKHYHVYAVDCHGHGESDMNPEKYSAKEMAEDFIEFIDVEIGQKTVVSGHSSGGMIAAWLAAYAPDRILGTVIEDSPFFSTEPGRREKTYVWVYGFQLYEDFKNQDEEKDYFKYSLERSYWRNMFGDFLWNKFSKDAVAYHKKHPNEPVHIKYLPPQINRIFETATYPYDRKFGETFYDNTWFEDYNQSEVLSKIKSPTVFIKAATSYDGDLLVAALSDEDADHVIELLENGKRINVDSPGHDIHYDKPEEFIEIMIEFLDEVQ; this is encoded by the coding sequence ATGAAAAAGAAAAAGAAAATAATATTAAGCGGAATTTTAGTATTTATACTATTTATGGTGGGAAGTTACTTCTATAATAATATTACTTATATTGAGAACCCCCTTAAAAAAATGTATAGAGCTGGATTTGTTGAAAAACAAATAGAGCTAAAGGATGGCACCATATTAAATTATGGAGAAGGTCCAAACAATGGAAAAACACCGCTTCTACTCATTCATGGTCAAGGTATGTCTTGGGAGGATTATGCAAAAGTATTGCCTGAATTATCAAAGCATTACCATGTATACGCTGTGGATTGCCACGGGCATGGAGAATCTGATATGAATCCTGAGAAATATTCGGCTAAAGAAATGGCGGAAGATTTTATAGAATTTATTGATGTAGAAATAGGGCAAAAAACAGTAGTTTCCGGTCATTCCTCAGGTGGAATGATTGCTGCATGGTTGGCTGCATATGCACCAGATCGTATACTGGGTACAGTTATTGAAGATTCCCCCTTCTTTTCAACGGAACCAGGTAGACGAGAAAAAACATATGTATGGGTATATGGTTTTCAATTATATGAAGACTTTAAAAATCAAGATGAAGAGAAGGATTACTTCAAGTATAGTTTAGAAAGAAGTTATTGGAGAAATATGTTTGGGGATTTTCTTTGGAATAAATTTTCTAAAGATGCAGTAGCATATCATAAAAAGCACCCTAATGAGCCTGTACACATAAAGTATTTACCACCACAGATAAATAGGATATTTGAAACCGCGACTTATCCATATGATCGCAAGTTTGGAGAAACATTTTATGATAATACCTGGTTTGAGGACTATAATCAATCCGAAGTGTTATCAAAAATTAAAAGCCCTACAGTATTCATAAAAGCTGCAACAAGTTACGATGGAGATTTACTAGTAGCAGCCTTATCGGATGAAGATGCTGATCATGTGATTGAGTTGTTGGAAAATGGAAAACGGATTAATGTGGATTCCCCTGGACACGATATACACTACGATAAACCCGAAGAATTTATTGAGATTATGATTGAGTTCTTAGATGAAGTTCAATAA
- a CDS encoding helix-turn-helix domain-containing protein, which translates to MINMNLKELRKAHRYTQEEVAEKISVSRQAVAKWENGETVPDINNCIALAELYGVTLDDLVNHSKQKNGIGIQPEGKHVFGTVKVGERGQIVIPKKAREIFNICPQDSLLVLGDEAQGIALVKQDKFMHFVEAAYKAKECKE; encoded by the coding sequence ATGATAAATATGAATCTGAAAGAATTGCGAAAAGCCCATAGATACACACAAGAAGAGGTTGCTGAAAAGATAAGTGTTTCAAGACAAGCGGTTGCAAAGTGGGAAAATGGTGAAACTGTACCTGATATCAATAATTGTATTGCGTTGGCAGAATTGTATGGAGTTACCTTGGACGACTTAGTAAATCATTCGAAACAAAAAAACGGAATAGGTATTCAGCCTGAAGGGAAACACGTATTTGGAACGGTAAAGGTTGGAGAAAGGGGACAAATTGTAATTCCTAAAAAAGCCAGAGAAATATTTAACATTTGTCCTCAAGACAGTTTGTTGGTTTTAGGCGATGAGGCACAGGGAATTGCCTTGGTGAAACAAGATAAATTTATGCATTTTGTAGAAGCTGCTTATAAAGCGAAAGAATGCAAGGAGTAG